Proteins co-encoded in one Natronorubrum daqingense genomic window:
- a CDS encoding ABC transporter ATP-binding protein, with translation MSNDSPTPTTKSRPDSESTETSSSPLPNQHESDPTDSSRLVGDALAIGYPTTDEPVVEVDRLDLPAGEVTALVGPNGSGKSTLLKSLARQHAPDAGSIFFDGEDIDTFGSKAFARRVGLLSQEHDSPGSMSVEELIYYGRYPHRGFFETVDADDEAAVERSIDLAGIEHLRNDDVGNLSGGQKQLVWIAMVLAQETDILLLDEPTTYLDLHHQLRVMDVVETLNDERDVTVGIVLHDISQAARYADNLVALKDGSVFDWGPPSEVVTDELLEDVFGVVATVGYDEDGPTIRPHHPVEE, from the coding sequence ATGAGCAACGACTCACCTACACCCACGACAAAATCGAGGCCAGACAGTGAATCAACTGAAACGTCGTCCTCGCCGCTCCCCAACCAGCACGAGAGTGACCCGACCGACTCGAGTCGCCTCGTCGGTGACGCACTCGCGATCGGCTATCCGACGACTGACGAACCGGTCGTCGAGGTCGACCGACTCGATCTCCCTGCGGGAGAGGTGACGGCGCTCGTCGGTCCGAACGGCAGCGGCAAGTCGACGCTGTTGAAGTCCCTCGCCCGCCAGCACGCACCCGACGCCGGCAGCATCTTTTTCGACGGCGAGGACATCGATACGTTTGGCTCGAAAGCGTTCGCCAGGCGCGTCGGCTTGCTCTCACAGGAACACGACTCGCCGGGCAGCATGTCCGTCGAGGAGTTGATCTACTACGGCCGGTACCCCCATCGCGGGTTTTTCGAGACCGTCGATGCCGACGACGAAGCGGCCGTCGAACGATCGATCGATCTCGCAGGTATCGAGCACCTCAGAAACGACGATGTCGGCAACCTGAGCGGCGGGCAGAAACAACTCGTCTGGATCGCGATGGTCCTCGCACAGGAGACGGATATCCTCCTCCTCGACGAGCCGACGACGTACCTCGACTTGCACCACCAACTTCGAGTGATGGACGTGGTCGAGACGCTCAACGACGAACGCGACGTGACGGTCGGTATCGTCCTTCACGACATCTCCCAGGCGGCACGCTACGCGGACAACCTCGTCGCGCTCAAAGACGGCTCCGTCTTCGATTGGGGGCCGCCGAGTGAAGTCGTCACCGACGAACTGCTCGAGGACGTCTTCGGCGTCGTCGCAACCGTCGGATACGACGAAGACGGCCCGACGATCAGACCCCACCATCCGGTCGAGGAGTAA
- a CDS encoding DUF502 domain-containing protein: MTASHRRGTTLLKRWLINGIAITIPLVITILVLVVVLNFVLNILSPVVQGIVYVLPNDPPTVVVELVTLLSLIGFFLLVGIVAEYTPGRYISQRLDATMETIPGVSTVYESVRRASNMLIDDDTEQFQDVKVVEFPHKDAYMLGFLTAGTPPAIENRVDNSTLVTIMVPLGPNPTTNGFVMHMPAEHVYDVDITVEEAIRSIATLGVDSSDLGNEMRPE, from the coding sequence ATGACAGCATCTCACAGACGTGGAACAACGCTCCTCAAGCGGTGGCTGATCAACGGCATCGCGATCACGATTCCGCTCGTGATCACGATCCTGGTGTTAGTCGTCGTCCTCAACTTCGTCCTGAACATCTTGTCTCCGGTCGTCCAGGGAATCGTCTATGTCCTTCCGAACGACCCACCGACGGTCGTCGTCGAACTCGTGACACTGCTATCCCTGATTGGGTTCTTTTTACTGGTCGGGATCGTCGCCGAGTACACCCCCGGCAGATACATCTCACAGCGCTTAGACGCGACGATGGAAACGATTCCGGGCGTGAGTACGGTCTACGAGAGCGTCCGTCGAGCGAGTAACATGCTAATCGACGACGATACGGAGCAGTTCCAAGACGTGAAAGTTGTCGAGTTCCCGCACAAAGACGCCTACATGCTCGGTTTTCTCACCGCGGGTACTCCGCCTGCGATCGAAAATCGCGTCGACAATAGTACGTTAGTCACGATCATGGTTCCGCTCGGCCCGAATCCGACGACGAACGGCTTCGTCATGCACATGCCTGCTGAGCACGTCTACGACGTCGATATCACTGTCGAAGAAGCAATTCGATCGATCGCAACGCTCGGCGTCGACTCGAGCGACCTCGGGAACGAAATGCGACCCGAGTAG
- a CDS encoding DUF5518 domain-containing protein: MGIHEKATRLWNDESWRYPLIVGGISVPILISLQTMTDGSFTSLLPLLAGFLVGFWPSKNNVSSKRVGWRAGLVSGFALVYQGAIFSTLIPYDAQPLFASIFTLVALVFVVALAVVVYGVIGAIGGMIGDWLFENTKLRPGSLSA, encoded by the coding sequence ATGGGGATTCACGAAAAAGCTACAAGACTATGGAACGACGAATCATGGCGATATCCCCTTATTGTAGGCGGTATTTCGGTTCCAATATTGATTTCACTCCAAACGATGACCGATGGAAGTTTCACTTCATTACTTCCTCTCCTGGCGGGGTTTCTCGTGGGTTTTTGGCCTTCAAAAAACAACGTATCCAGCAAACGTGTTGGATGGCGAGCGGGACTGGTAAGTGGATTTGCGCTCGTATATCAAGGTGCGATATTCTCCACATTGATCCCATATGACGCTCAGCCATTATTTGCTTCTATTTTCACCCTTGTGGCATTAGTATTCGTTGTCGCTCTCGCTGTCGTTGTTTATGGTGTCATCGGCGCGATCGGCGGAATGATCGGAGATTGGCTATTTGAAAATACGAAATTACGTCCCGGGAGTTTGTCCGCGTAG
- a CDS encoding ABC transporter substrate-binding protein — protein sequence MTRRAVLATGIATTGLLAGCVSGTEDGDDGTDGEPTSVTMEPVGSVEFDSAPDTWLAYESDYADMGVALGVGEGLQAVGEGYRYHPHYYEELDIPHVDEPTELWADGVDTELFYELDVDVHLVDPNWLEHNAAFGLDAEDVDELEENVAPFVGNTIFRQTDEWHDYEYYTLYEAFEKIAQVFGREDRYEAFADVREDLLGEIESSLPPEEDQLDGVLVWAENDPDEFTAMRISDEGAANQHFRDLDIGDAFEGTDVDGRSTGDSATINFETMLEIDPEAIFISEREQESREEFEEGFVSSLRDHPIGSDLRAVQEDRVFRGGPIYQGPIYNLFVTERTALECYPDHFEGELFDRDRVSEIVRNGA from the coding sequence GTGACACGGCGCGCCGTTCTCGCAACTGGTATCGCAACGACAGGGTTGCTCGCCGGCTGTGTAAGCGGGACGGAAGACGGTGACGACGGCACCGATGGAGAGCCAACATCGGTAACGATGGAACCGGTCGGTTCCGTCGAGTTCGATTCGGCTCCCGACACCTGGCTCGCCTACGAGAGCGACTACGCCGACATGGGCGTCGCACTCGGCGTCGGCGAGGGGTTGCAAGCGGTCGGCGAGGGATATCGATATCATCCACACTACTACGAGGAACTGGACATTCCACACGTCGACGAGCCGACGGAGCTGTGGGCCGACGGGGTCGACACGGAACTGTTCTACGAACTCGACGTCGACGTCCACCTCGTCGATCCCAACTGGCTCGAGCACAACGCCGCCTTCGGACTCGACGCCGAGGACGTCGACGAACTCGAGGAGAACGTCGCGCCCTTCGTCGGGAACACGATCTTCCGACAGACCGACGAGTGGCACGATTACGAGTACTACACGCTCTACGAAGCCTTCGAGAAGATCGCGCAAGTGTTCGGTCGCGAAGATCGATACGAGGCGTTCGCCGACGTTCGCGAGGACCTGCTCGGGGAAATCGAGTCGTCGCTCCCACCGGAGGAAGACCAACTCGACGGCGTGCTCGTCTGGGCCGAGAACGATCCCGACGAGTTCACGGCGATGCGAATCAGCGACGAGGGGGCGGCCAATCAGCATTTCCGCGATCTCGACATCGGCGACGCCTTCGAAGGGACGGACGTTGACGGCCGAAGCACGGGTGATTCGGCCACGATCAACTTCGAGACGATGCTCGAGATCGATCCGGAGGCGATTTTCATCTCCGAACGCGAACAGGAGAGTCGCGAAGAGTTCGAGGAGGGGTTCGTCTCCTCACTCCGCGATCATCCGATTGGGAGCGACCTGAGGGCCGTTCAGGAAGACCGCGTCTTCCGAGGTGGCCCGATCTACCAGGGGCCGATATACAACCTGTTCGTGACCGAGCGCACGGCGCTCGAGTGTTATCCGGATCACTTCGAGGGCGAACTGTTCGATCGCGATCGGGTCTCGGAAATCGTCCGGAACGGTGCGTAA
- a CDS encoding FecCD family ABC transporter permease, translated as MGEDGSTVVDDRSDSGASAGISGIAPSIRRGHFERIDSSLLALALASTGIVLASLFVQVSYGTYTMSITDAWFALLDADIWHDPRMLLSFVLGEELMRTVLFVSESYQVPELATNTNIVWNMRFPRVLVAIFVGMNLAISGAIFQAVTRNELASPYILGVSSGAGLAILLTLVVFSSANTLLPITAAAGGTGAFVIVYAIAWKGGTSPIRLVLAGVIVATVCTSLQTALYLFAEDISTVQSAVAWTTGSLTGADWGDVRLVFPWTVLAICLALAGSRQLNVLLLGEQTAGALGMSVERVRFALSAVAILAAAASIAVAGIVGFVGLIVPHVVRTIVGSDYKRLMIGCLFVGPALLVSADVGARLGMQVLFDSPNQLPVGILTGLIGGPYFLYLMRKREQLGEL; from the coding sequence ATGGGAGAGGACGGCTCGACGGTCGTCGACGATCGATCTGACTCCGGGGCGTCGGCCGGAATTAGCGGTATCGCCCCATCGATACGACGCGGCCACTTCGAGCGGATCGACTCGAGTCTGCTCGCGCTCGCGCTCGCGAGCACGGGCATCGTGCTCGCTTCGCTGTTCGTACAGGTCAGCTACGGAACGTACACGATGTCGATCACCGACGCTTGGTTCGCACTGTTAGACGCCGACATCTGGCACGACCCGCGGATGCTCCTCTCGTTCGTGCTCGGAGAGGAACTGATGCGAACCGTTCTGTTCGTCTCCGAAAGTTATCAGGTCCCGGAGCTAGCGACGAACACCAACATCGTCTGGAACATGCGGTTCCCGCGGGTTCTCGTCGCGATTTTCGTCGGAATGAACCTCGCTATCTCGGGTGCGATCTTTCAGGCGGTCACCCGGAACGAACTCGCGAGTCCGTACATCCTCGGCGTCTCCTCGGGTGCCGGACTGGCGATATTGTTGACCCTCGTCGTCTTCTCGAGTGCGAACACGCTGCTCCCGATCACGGCCGCGGCCGGCGGGACGGGTGCGTTCGTGATCGTCTACGCGATCGCCTGGAAAGGCGGGACGAGTCCGATTCGACTCGTTCTCGCGGGCGTCATCGTGGCCACCGTCTGTACCTCCTTGCAGACCGCACTCTACCTCTTCGCCGAGGATATTTCGACCGTCCAGTCGGCCGTCGCGTGGACGACGGGCTCGCTCACAGGTGCCGACTGGGGCGACGTCCGTCTCGTCTTCCCCTGGACCGTACTCGCGATCTGTCTCGCTCTCGCCGGCTCGAGACAGCTCAACGTCCTCTTACTCGGCGAGCAGACTGCCGGCGCGCTCGGAATGTCGGTCGAACGGGTTCGGTTCGCCCTCTCGGCAGTGGCGATTCTCGCCGCCGCAGCCTCCATCGCCGTCGCCGGAATCGTCGGGTTCGTCGGGCTCATCGTCCCCCACGTCGTCCGGACGATCGTCGGGAGCGACTACAAGCGGTTGATGATCGGCTGTCTCTTCGTCGGCCCGGCACTGCTCGTCTCGGCTGACGTCGGCGCTCGACTCGGTATGCAGGTCCTCTTCGACAGCCCGAATCAGCTTCCGGTCGGCATTCTGACCGGCCTGATCGGCGGCCCGTACTTCCTCTATCTCATGCGCAAACGCGAGCAACTCGGTGAACTATGA
- a CDS encoding DEAD/DEAH box helicase, giving the protein MSKQVQDVETIFCHEVGNDYLIVVQRDGKRLFRAKLGLSETSAGPRPAKFRLKDGSSEEPRQPDEFVELARRAKRIRISEQTSSSGRQDLTEMFGGYQLEDKVKAVRTCRYCASAGRYSPITTETAIKDDNDWICTDCARQELERQLSYSGGGEVTGAAKDRLEDLMLEVQELDRIINLLKGQLDPDLTKFDTISATTEEVDPVRVDSLDLHPGLQGLLEDRFETLLPVQSLAVENGLFDGDDQMVVSATATGKTLVGEMTGLNRVLNGKGKMLFLVPLVALANQKHEDFEDEYGHLVDVSIRVGASRISDNGNQFDPNADVIVGTYEGIDHALRTGKDMGDIGTVVIDEVHTLKEEERGHRLDGLISRLKYTCEQRVKRRDDYGGAQWVYLSATVGNPEQLASALESTLIEFEERPVPIERHVTFADGQEKVRIENKLVKREFDTESSKGYRGQTIIFTNSRRRCHEISRKLDYSAAPYHAGLDYKRRKTVERQFGDQDLAAVVTTAALAAGVDFPASQVVFDSLAMGIEWLSVQEFHQMLGRAGRPDYHDEGKVYVLVEPDTAYHNSMEMSEDEVAFKLLKGDMESVMTHYDEGAAVEETLANITVGGKAAKGLNDRMLGDVPTKHAIGKLLQYEFIDGFEPTPLGRVITEHFLEPGEAFSLVDGIRKDAHPYELIAEIELRETEL; this is encoded by the coding sequence GTGTCGAAGCAGGTCCAGGATGTCGAGACGATCTTCTGTCACGAGGTCGGCAACGACTACCTGATCGTCGTCCAGCGTGACGGAAAGCGATTGTTCCGAGCGAAACTCGGACTCTCGGAAACCTCGGCCGGTCCCCGTCCGGCGAAGTTCCGGCTCAAAGACGGCTCGAGCGAAGAGCCTCGCCAACCCGACGAGTTCGTCGAACTCGCCCGCCGAGCGAAGCGAATCCGAATTTCAGAGCAGACGTCGTCCTCGGGCCGCCAGGACCTCACCGAGATGTTCGGCGGCTACCAACTCGAGGACAAAGTCAAGGCCGTCCGGACCTGCCGTTACTGTGCGTCTGCGGGGCGATACTCGCCGATCACGACGGAGACGGCGATCAAAGATGACAACGACTGGATCTGTACGGACTGCGCTCGCCAGGAACTCGAGCGCCAACTCAGCTACTCCGGCGGCGGCGAGGTCACCGGTGCCGCGAAAGACCGACTCGAGGACCTCATGCTCGAGGTTCAGGAGTTAGATCGGATCATCAACCTGCTGAAGGGGCAACTCGATCCAGATCTAACGAAGTTCGATACCATCTCGGCGACGACCGAGGAGGTCGACCCCGTCCGCGTCGACTCGCTCGATTTGCACCCGGGCTTACAGGGACTGCTCGAGGATCGATTCGAGACGCTATTACCGGTTCAGAGTCTCGCGGTTGAGAACGGACTGTTCGATGGTGACGACCAGATGGTCGTCTCGGCGACCGCAACCGGGAAGACCCTCGTCGGCGAGATGACCGGCCTCAACCGCGTTCTCAACGGAAAAGGGAAGATGCTCTTTCTCGTACCCCTCGTCGCGCTGGCCAATCAGAAACACGAGGATTTCGAGGACGAGTACGGCCACCTCGTCGACGTCTCCATCCGCGTTGGCGCGAGTCGAATTTCGGACAACGGGAACCAGTTCGATCCGAACGCCGACGTCATCGTCGGCACCTACGAGGGGATCGATCACGCCCTGCGAACGGGCAAGGACATGGGCGACATCGGCACCGTCGTCATCGACGAGGTTCACACCCTCAAAGAAGAAGAGCGCGGTCACCGACTCGACGGCCTCATCTCGCGGCTCAAATATACGTGTGAGCAACGAGTGAAGCGCCGAGACGATTACGGCGGCGCACAGTGGGTCTACCTCTCCGCAACTGTCGGCAACCCCGAACAGTTAGCGAGTGCCCTCGAGTCGACGCTCATCGAGTTCGAGGAACGACCCGTCCCCATCGAACGCCACGTCACGTTCGCCGACGGGCAGGAGAAGGTCCGCATCGAGAACAAACTCGTCAAACGCGAGTTCGATACGGAGTCCTCGAAGGGGTATCGCGGGCAGACGATCATCTTCACGAACTCCCGCAGACGGTGTCACGAAATCTCGCGGAAACTAGATTACTCCGCCGCGCCCTACCACGCCGGATTGGACTACAAGCGTCGAAAGACGGTCGAACGCCAGTTCGGCGACCAGGACCTCGCGGCCGTCGTGACGACCGCTGCACTTGCCGCGGGTGTCGACTTCCCGGCCTCGCAGGTCGTCTTCGACTCGCTCGCGATGGGTATCGAGTGGCTCTCCGTCCAGGAGTTCCACCAGATGCTCGGGCGCGCGGGCCGTCCCGACTACCACGACGAGGGGAAAGTGTACGTCCTCGTCGAACCCGACACCGCCTACCACAACTCGATGGAGATGTCGGAAGACGAAGTCGCGTTCAAACTGCTGAAAGGCGACATGGAGTCGGTGATGACCCACTACGACGAGGGCGCGGCCGTCGAGGAGACGCTCGCGAACATCACCGTCGGTGGGAAGGCCGCGAAGGGACTCAACGACCGCATGCTCGGCGACGTCCCGACGAAACACGCTATCGGTAAACTCCTCCAGTACGAGTTCATCGACGGCTTCGAGCCCACGCCACTCGGTCGGGTCATCACCGAACACTTCTTAGAGCCCGGCGAAGCGTTCTCGCTCGTCGACGGCATACGAAAGGACGCTCACCCCTACGAACTGATCGCGGAGATCGAACTTCGCGAGACGGAACTCTAA